The following coding sequences lie in one Chloroflexota bacterium genomic window:
- a CDS encoding sodium ion-translocating decarboxylase subunit beta produces MDGTVLSLLLQGITHVTLGSVVMIAAGCLLIYLAVGREYEPMLLLPIGAGAILANLPLSPLVQEGGMLQVLSRAGLSNELFPLLIFIGIGAMTDFGPLLEHPKMALLGAAGQFGIFGTLLLALALGFNMNEAASIGIIGAIDGPTSIYVSSLLAPHLLGPIAVTAYSYMSLVPLIQPPIMRLLTTRRERAVRMPYTSRVISRRTRVMFPLVVTIAVGTLVPMATPLIGMLMLGNLLRESGVVERLTSASQKEIANIVTLFLGLTVGATMQAAAFLRIETLSILVLGIVAFTFDTAAGLLLAKLLNWLGRGNLNPLIGAAGISAFPMAARVVQKVGQEEDYENFLLMHAMGANTAGQIASVVAGGVVLALLGAA; encoded by the coding sequence ATGGACGGCACGGTCCTGTCGCTGCTCCTGCAAGGCATTACGCATGTCACGCTCGGCTCGGTCGTGATGATCGCCGCCGGCTGCCTGCTGATCTATCTGGCCGTCGGGCGCGAGTACGAGCCGATGCTGCTGCTGCCGATCGGCGCGGGCGCGATCCTGGCCAACCTGCCGCTCTCGCCGCTGGTGCAGGAAGGCGGCATGCTGCAGGTGCTGTCGCGCGCGGGCCTGTCCAACGAGCTGTTCCCGCTGCTGATCTTCATCGGCATCGGCGCGATGACCGACTTCGGCCCGCTGCTGGAGCACCCGAAGATGGCGCTGCTCGGCGCGGCCGGGCAGTTCGGCATTTTCGGCACGCTGCTGCTGGCGCTGGCGCTTGGCTTCAATATGAACGAGGCGGCCTCCATTGGCATCATCGGCGCGATTGACGGCCCGACATCGATCTACGTCAGCAGCCTGCTCGCGCCGCACCTGCTCGGCCCGATCGCCGTCACCGCGTACAGCTACATGTCGCTGGTGCCGCTGATCCAGCCGCCGATCATGCGCCTGCTGACGACACGGCGCGAGCGCGCCGTGCGCATGCCGTATACCAGCCGCGTGATCAGCCGCCGCACGCGCGTGATGTTCCCGCTTGTGGTGACGATCGCGGTCGGCACACTGGTGCCGATGGCGACGCCGCTGATCGGCATGTTGATGCTGGGCAACCTGCTGCGCGAGTCCGGCGTCGTCGAGCGGCTGACTTCGGCGTCGCAAAAGGAAATCGCCAACATTGTGACGCTCTTCTTGGGGCTGACGGTCGGCGCGACGATGCAGGCGGCGGCTTTCCTGCGCATCGAGACGTTGAGCATCCTGGTGCTCGGCATCGTCGCGTTCACGTTTGATACGGCCGCCGGGCTGCTGCTGGCCAAGCTGCTGAACTGGCTGGGGCGCGGCAACCTGAACCCGCTAATCGGCGCGGCCGGCATCAGCGCCTTCCCAATGGCGGCGCGCGTGGTGCAGAAGGTCGGACAGGAAGAGGACTACGAGAACTTTCTGTTGATGCATGCGATGGGCGCCAACACGGCGGGGCAGATCGCCAGCGTCGTGGCAGGCGGCGTGGTGCTTGCGCTGCTCGGCGCCGCCTGA
- a CDS encoding universal stress protein translates to MFKRILVPLDGSALSEAVLIHAQEIARSHNSEICLLRVVVFPAPDTGVTDADLFLRFADDLDLLRADAQSYVDHIAAALRADGFAARADTRDGPVCDAILRHAAAIGADLITMSTHGRSASARWLMGSVADKVVRSSPVPVLLIRPHLDMADVKRRRRRVQAVVTES, encoded by the coding sequence ATGTTCAAGCGTATTCTGGTTCCACTCGACGGCTCGGCCCTGTCGGAAGCGGTGCTGATTCATGCACAGGAGATCGCTCGGAGCCACAACTCCGAAATCTGCCTGTTGCGCGTGGTCGTCTTTCCGGCGCCGGATACCGGCGTCACCGATGCCGACCTGTTCCTGCGCTTCGCCGACGATCTCGACCTGCTGCGCGCGGACGCCCAGTCCTATGTCGATCACATCGCCGCCGCGCTGCGCGCCGACGGCTTTGCCGCGCGCGCTGACACACGCGACGGCCCCGTGTGCGATGCGATCCTCCGGCATGCCGCGGCCATCGGCGCCGATCTGATCACGATGTCCACGCACGGCCGCAGTGCGTCGGCGCGCTGGCTGATGGGCAGCGTGGCCGACAAGGTGGTGCGTTCGTCGCCGGTTCCGGTCCTGCTGATCCGCCCGCACCTGGACATGGCCGACGTCAAGCGCCGCCGGCGTCGCGTGCAGGCCGTGGTGACGGAGTCCTGA